One window of Paenibacillus sp. FSL K6-3182 genomic DNA carries:
- a CDS encoding fumarylacetoacetate hydrolase family protein, translating to MKLLVIQKENGSHLGVKLANGVLDIVEALKINNKPNVPTAVMEVIEGGSDALGALSQFVEEVSAASEQYSAALYREEDITFGPCVTEPGKIICIGLNYRKHAHETNAPIPAYPILFNKFDNTVAAHGEDIPLPTKVTSQVDYEAELVIVIGKKTKYVEKEQALEHVFGYCCVNDLSARDLQMRTQQWLLGKSLDKFSPLGPYLVTADEIADPNNLSIGCTVNGEVRQQSNTSDMVFSCDEIVSYVSQHMTLSPGDIILTGTPEGVVLGYPEEKRVWLKAGDTVTIEIEKLGSLTNRFVEEVQ from the coding sequence ATGAAATTGCTTGTCATTCAAAAAGAAAATGGCTCTCATTTAGGAGTTAAATTAGCTAATGGCGTCTTGGATATTGTTGAGGCACTGAAAATCAACAATAAGCCGAATGTACCGACAGCAGTTATGGAAGTGATCGAAGGTGGCTCGGATGCGCTTGGTGCGTTAAGTCAGTTTGTGGAGGAAGTCTCCGCAGCTTCAGAACAATATTCTGCTGCCCTATACCGCGAAGAGGATATTACATTCGGCCCATGTGTAACCGAGCCGGGCAAAATTATTTGCATCGGACTGAACTACCGCAAACACGCGCATGAGACCAACGCTCCAATTCCTGCGTATCCGATTTTGTTCAACAAATTCGATAACACCGTGGCTGCTCATGGAGAAGATATTCCGCTTCCAACAAAGGTGACAAGTCAGGTTGATTATGAAGCTGAACTGGTTATCGTCATCGGCAAGAAAACAAAGTATGTCGAGAAGGAGCAGGCGCTGGAGCATGTATTTGGTTATTGCTGCGTCAACGACTTGTCCGCAAGGGATCTGCAAATGCGCACGCAGCAGTGGCTGCTTGGCAAATCACTGGACAAGTTCAGCCCGCTCGGTCCTTATTTGGTCACTGCAGATGAAATTGCAGACCCTAACAATCTGTCCATTGGCTGCACGGTTAACGGTGAAGTACGTCAGCAGTCCAATACTTCGGATATGGTTTTTAGCTGTGACGAAATTGTAAGCTATGTCTCACAGCATATGACATTGTCGCCAGGCGATATTATTCTTACTGGAACGCCTGAGGGTGTTGTACTCGGCTACCCGGAAGAGAAGCGGGTATGGCTGAAGGCTGGCGATACGGTTACGATCGAAATCGAGAAGCTGGGTTCGCTAACGAACCGGTTTGTAGAGGAAGTTCAGTAA
- a CDS encoding glycoside hydrolase family 3 N-terminal domain-containing protein, whose protein sequence is MSDNWTETKLETITYVKNEGGPTLGYSANSGVNIIVEDGFAFKDLNKDGKLDKYEDWRLPAEERAKDLASKMSIEQIAGLMLYSAHQAVPASHGFFTASYNGKPYSESGAKPHDLSDEQIKFLTQDHLRHVLLTFVESPEIAAHWNNKVQALAESTGLGIPANNSSDPRHGSDASKEYNAGAGGAISMWPETLGLAAAFDPELVHQFGKIAAKEYRALGIATALSPQIDIATDPRWSRFDGTFGEDSRLSADLAKAYVDGFQTSFEEESQSDGWGSGSVNAMVKHWPGGGSGEGGRDAHFGYGKFAVYPGNNFEEHLIPFLDGAFKLSGGTEKASATMPYYTISYNQDQVNGENVGNAYNAHIIGNLLRDKYGYDGVVCTDWGITDDEGTDITRLFPGGRAWGVEEGYTVSERHYKALMAGVDQFGGNNDAGPVIEAYHIGVAEHGEAYMRARFEQSAVRLLKNMFRVGLFENPYCDPEQTTRIVGNAEFMTAGYEAQLKSLVLLKNKGNVLPIQKLKTVYIPKRFRPAGTNWIGFPTAAFDGYPVNMDVIQKYLKVTDDPEKADFAMVFITGADSGSGYSKADAEAGGNGYVPISLQYAPYTAEHAREISIAGDDRDVLNRSYKGKTVTATNASDLEAVLRTKEVMKGKPVIVSLQLSKPSIVAEFEAEADAIIAAFGVQDQAILDIITGEAEPSGLLPMQMPANMKTVEEQLEDVAHDMEVHVDSEGNAYDFAYGLNWSGIIVDDRTKRYGKKK, encoded by the coding sequence ATGAGTGATAATTGGACTGAAACAAAATTGGAAACGATTACATATGTAAAAAATGAAGGCGGCCCAACACTCGGATATTCAGCTAATTCAGGCGTAAATATTATAGTGGAAGATGGTTTTGCATTTAAAGACCTCAATAAGGATGGGAAGCTGGATAAATACGAGGACTGGCGCTTGCCGGCAGAAGAGCGAGCAAAGGATTTAGCCTCAAAAATGTCCATCGAGCAAATCGCCGGTTTGATGTTGTACAGCGCGCATCAGGCTGTTCCAGCTTCACATGGCTTTTTCACCGCCTCTTATAATGGCAAGCCTTATTCGGAGAGCGGTGCGAAGCCGCATGATTTATCCGATGAACAAATAAAGTTTTTAACCCAAGACCATCTGCGGCATGTGCTCCTTACTTTTGTTGAAAGTCCGGAGATTGCTGCTCATTGGAACAATAAAGTACAAGCCTTGGCCGAAAGTACAGGTTTGGGCATCCCGGCGAATAACAGCAGCGATCCGCGCCATGGGTCCGATGCGAGCAAGGAATATAATGCAGGGGCGGGAGGCGCAATTTCCATGTGGCCCGAAACGCTGGGGCTTGCAGCAGCTTTTGATCCTGAGCTTGTTCATCAGTTTGGGAAGATCGCTGCTAAGGAATACAGGGCGCTTGGCATTGCAACCGCTCTTTCTCCCCAAATCGATATCGCGACCGATCCAAGATGGTCACGCTTCGACGGCACGTTCGGAGAGGATTCAAGACTGTCAGCCGATTTAGCAAAAGCCTATGTCGATGGATTTCAGACCTCGTTTGAAGAAGAGTCTCAATCAGACGGCTGGGGATCAGGAAGCGTAAATGCGATGGTCAAGCATTGGCCGGGCGGCGGTTCGGGCGAAGGCGGCAGAGATGCTCATTTTGGATACGGCAAATTTGCTGTATATCCAGGCAACAACTTCGAGGAGCATCTGATCCCGTTCTTGGACGGCGCATTCAAGCTCTCAGGAGGGACGGAGAAAGCATCGGCCACCATGCCTTATTATACGATTTCCTATAATCAAGATCAGGTGAATGGCGAGAATGTCGGCAATGCTTACAACGCTCACATCATCGGAAACCTGCTTCGTGATAAATATGGCTACGATGGTGTCGTGTGCACGGACTGGGGAATTACGGACGATGAAGGCACTGATATTACACGATTATTTCCAGGAGGACGTGCATGGGGAGTTGAGGAAGGTTATACCGTCTCGGAGCGTCATTACAAAGCACTTATGGCCGGAGTAGATCAATTCGGTGGAAATAATGATGCGGGTCCTGTCATTGAAGCTTACCATATCGGTGTGGCAGAGCACGGTGAAGCTTATATGCGAGCAAGGTTTGAGCAGTCAGCGGTAAGGCTCTTGAAGAACATGTTCCGCGTCGGCTTATTCGAGAACCCGTATTGCGATCCCGAACAAACGACTCGCATTGTCGGTAATGCTGAATTTATGACAGCAGGCTACGAAGCGCAGCTCAAATCACTCGTATTGCTTAAAAACAAAGGAAACGTTCTCCCGATACAGAAACTGAAGACGGTCTATATTCCTAAACGCTTCAGACCAGCAGGTACCAATTGGATCGGATTCCCGACTGCTGCATTTGACGGATATCCCGTCAATATGGATGTTATACAGAAATATTTGAAGGTAACGGATGACCCGGAGAAAGCTGATTTTGCAATGGTGTTCATTACGGGGGCAGATTCCGGCAGCGGATACAGCAAGGCAGATGCTGAAGCAGGTGGAAACGGTTATGTTCCGATAAGCTTGCAATACGCCCCTTATACCGCAGAGCATGCTAGGGAAATTAGTATAGCCGGCGATGATAGAGATGTGTTAAACCGCTCCTATAAGGGGAAAACGGTAACGGCCACAAATGCTTCGGATTTGGAGGCTGTACTGAGAACGAAAGAGGTTATGAAAGGCAAACCTGTCATTGTGTCGCTGCAATTATCGAAGCCTTCTATCGTTGCAGAATTTGAAGCAGAGGCCGATGCAATCATTGCTGCATTTGGGGTACAGGATCAAGCGATTCTAGATATTATTACAGGTGAAGCAGAGCCTTCAGGGCTGCTGCCGATGCAGATGCCTGCTAATATGAAGACCGTTGAGGAGCAGCTGGAAGATGTTGCACACGATATGGAAGTACATGTTGATTCCGAGGGGAACGCCTATGATTTTGCATATGGCTTAAACTGGAGCGGGATTATCGTGGATGATAGGACGAAACGCTACGGCAAGAAAAAATAG
- a CDS encoding glucose 1-dehydrogenase codes for MRLADKIVLITGSGSGIGRSSALLFAKEGAFVVVNDLNADKGNETVEEINSLGGRASFVYADVTDPDSVQSMVSETLAAHGRIDVLFNNAGISGVGALHEVEPDDWDRVIRVNIRGVYLPSKYVLPHMMERASGTIINMSSCIAEMGLANRASYAATKGAVLALTKSMQVDYAKYNIRVNALLPGTIMTPFVENYLRTSYEDPEAAIASLKSRQLSNELGRPEDVAKAALFLASDESSFMMGSPLYIDGGVVFGKNA; via the coding sequence ATGAGATTAGCGGATAAGATTGTCCTCATTACCGGTTCAGGTTCAGGCATTGGCAGGAGCTCGGCGCTGCTATTCGCCAAGGAAGGCGCGTTTGTTGTTGTTAACGATCTGAACGCAGATAAAGGAAATGAAACGGTAGAAGAGATCAACTCCCTAGGGGGGCGGGCTTCGTTTGTTTATGCGGATGTTACTGATCCAGATTCCGTTCAATCCATGGTAAGCGAAACGCTTGCTGCGCACGGCCGAATTGACGTCCTGTTCAATAATGCCGGCATTAGCGGTGTAGGGGCGCTTCATGAGGTGGAGCCGGATGACTGGGATCGCGTGATCCGGGTCAATATTCGCGGGGTTTACTTGCCTTCCAAGTATGTCCTGCCTCATATGATGGAACGAGCGAGCGGCACGATTATTAACATGTCTTCCTGTATTGCAGAGATGGGTCTTGCAAACCGCGCGTCTTATGCAGCTACCAAAGGAGCGGTACTGGCACTTACCAAATCGATGCAGGTAGATTATGCTAAGTACAATATTCGTGTAAATGCACTTTTGCCGGGTACAATTATGACGCCGTTTGTTGAAAACTATTTACGCACTTCTTACGAGGACCCAGAGGCTGCCATCGCATCGCTAAAATCACGGCAGCTCAGCAATGAATTAGGCCGTCCGGAAGATGTAGCGAAGGCAGCACTGTTTCTTGCATCCGATGAGTCGAGCTTTATGATGGGCTCACCGCTTTATATTGATGGAGGCGTTGTGTTCGGCAAAAATGCCTGA
- a CDS encoding UxaA family hydrolase, translated as MSTFMGYERANGDIGIRNHLLIIPTVICSNQVCNRIMQLVPGTVAIPHQHGCSQIGADKERTFEVLSGTGKNPNVGGVIIISLGCEVVDPYALAEDIRKTGKLVEVFDIQSVGGSVKAIQHGTELAKQMMEELERQPKVPVPLSKLKVAVKCGGSDATSGLSSNPALGEAADSLIAAGGTIVIGETTEIIGAEHVLAQRCATPETADMLYHIVGRFEKEVERMGADMRGGNPSPGNIEGGLSTIEEKSLGCISKCGKAPIKGVIEYAEQIPEGGLYFMDSPGNDIECVSGMAAGGVHIVCFTTGRGTPTGAAVVPVIKITGNKRMFERMEDNMDVDVSDMLGGMLSLESAGEKIWQEIIDVADGKWTKAETLGHQEFSINRIGPSL; from the coding sequence ATGAGCACATTTATGGGGTACGAAAGAGCGAACGGAGATATTGGCATCCGCAATCATCTGCTCATCATTCCAACAGTCATCTGTTCCAATCAGGTTTGCAACCGAATCATGCAGCTAGTACCGGGTACTGTGGCCATTCCTCATCAGCATGGCTGCAGCCAGATCGGAGCGGACAAGGAACGTACTTTCGAGGTGCTGTCGGGAACTGGGAAAAATCCAAATGTAGGCGGAGTGATCATCATCAGTCTAGGGTGTGAGGTAGTGGATCCCTACGCGCTTGCAGAGGATATTCGTAAAACCGGCAAACTGGTGGAAGTATTTGATATCCAGTCGGTTGGCGGCTCGGTGAAAGCGATCCAGCATGGAACGGAACTAGCCAAACAAATGATGGAGGAGCTTGAGCGTCAGCCGAAAGTACCTGTTCCGCTGTCAAAGCTCAAGGTAGCCGTGAAATGCGGCGGCTCCGATGCCACTTCCGGCTTGTCGTCGAATCCGGCACTTGGTGAAGCCGCGGACTCTTTAATCGCAGCAGGCGGAACAATCGTTATCGGCGAGACGACCGAAATTATCGGCGCCGAGCATGTGCTGGCACAGCGCTGTGCCACGCCGGAAACAGCGGATATGCTTTATCATATTGTCGGCCGTTTCGAGAAAGAGGTAGAGCGGATGGGCGCTGACATGCGGGGCGGCAATCCGAGTCCCGGCAATATTGAAGGCGGTCTTTCTACGATTGAAGAGAAATCATTAGGCTGCATTAGCAAATGCGGGAAAGCACCCATTAAAGGAGTTATCGAATACGCAGAACAAATACCGGAGGGCGGACTCTACTTCATGGACTCGCCGGGCAATGATATCGAATGTGTATCGGGCATGGCAGCGGGGGGCGTTCATATCGTTTGTTTTACGACGGGGAGAGGAACGCCAACGGGGGCAGCAGTCGTGCCAGTTATCAAAATTACAGGGAATAAACGGATGTTTGAGCGGATGGAAGATAATATGGACGTCGACGTCAGCGATATGCTGGGCGGCATGCTGAGTTTGGAGTCGGCAGGAGAGAAAATATGGCAAGAAATCATAGATGTAGCGGATGGGAAATGGACGAAGGCAGAAACGCTGGGCCATCAAGAATTCAGCATTAACCGTATCGGACCTAGCCTATAG
- a CDS encoding UxaA family hydrolase, which yields MKQQMTDGVDALIMDDRDHVVMALRDVEAEETIRYRDGEQIHEIKALDVIPFGHKLAIKALSEGQEVRKYGETIGRASIAILVGQHVHVHNIEGIRGRGDIAGKVEA from the coding sequence ATGAAACAACAAATGACAGATGGCGTCGATGCATTAATTATGGATGACCGAGATCATGTTGTGATGGCGCTGCGTGATGTTGAAGCTGAAGAAACCATTCGCTACAGAGATGGTGAGCAAATTCATGAAATAAAAGCACTTGATGTTATCCCATTCGGACATAAACTGGCGATTAAGGCGCTTAGTGAAGGACAGGAAGTGCGGAAATACGGCGAAACCATCGGGCGAGCGAGCATTGCCATTTTGGTGGGGCAGCATGTTCATGTCCACAATATTGAAGGAATACGCGGCAGAGGCGATATAGCCGGGAAGGTGGAAGCATGA
- a CDS encoding sugar phosphate isomerase/epimerase, translating to MTIEAGINIFSVYRELGEDYFGTLEKVAAAGYVNIELIGFNMKSFTRYIDEIPMEAVRDKFRELGLNAVAVHEGTMPGQELISHDWDSLMKYYAGIGCQRIVLPSVWIKDREDTLKAAEQMNSVGKKMKDGGFKFYLHNHAHEFKAVGDQTLFDLILENTDPSYVKFEIDMAWVVRAGIDPIHVLEKLGDRCDIVHQKDISKNLSGQLNIMEAMQLGSEEGLEPFQIYQKHIGPGDFVDLGTGRFDFAAVYEQIRAMGHVRYALVENEGESEDKFGSIRKDLTVLQQYV from the coding sequence ATGACTATTGAAGCAGGCATTAATATTTTTTCCGTATACAGGGAGCTTGGTGAGGATTACTTTGGAACGCTGGAGAAGGTTGCTGCTGCAGGGTATGTAAATATTGAGCTTATTGGATTCAATATGAAGTCCTTTACACGATATATCGATGAAATTCCTATGGAAGCGGTTCGAGATAAGTTTCGTGAGCTTGGTCTAAATGCAGTTGCGGTTCATGAAGGCACGATGCCAGGGCAAGAATTGATTTCGCATGACTGGGATTCGCTTATGAAGTATTACGCGGGTATCGGCTGCCAACGAATCGTGCTCCCATCCGTGTGGATCAAAGATCGTGAGGATACGCTGAAAGCTGCGGAGCAAATGAACAGTGTCGGCAAAAAAATGAAGGATGGCGGGTTTAAGTTCTATCTGCATAATCACGCGCATGAGTTTAAAGCGGTCGGTGATCAAACGCTGTTCGACTTGATTTTGGAAAATACAGATCCATCCTATGTGAAATTTGAAATCGATATGGCATGGGTCGTACGTGCAGGAATAGATCCGATTCATGTGTTAGAGAAGCTTGGAGATCGTTGTGATATTGTCCACCAGAAGGACATAAGCAAAAACCTATCCGGCCAGCTCAATATTATGGAAGCTATGCAGCTAGGCAGTGAAGAAGGGCTTGAACCATTTCAAATCTATCAGAAGCATATTGGCCCTGGAGACTTCGTTGACCTTGGCACAGGCAGGTTTGATTTTGCAGCTGTGTACGAGCAAATCCGCGCAATGGGGCATGTCCGTTATGCGCTTGTGGAGAATGAGGGCGAGTCGGAAGACAAGTTTGGCAGCATTCGCAAGGATCTAACCGTGCTTCAACAATATGTATAG
- a CDS encoding histidine kinase: MKLLNRSLFNSLRFKLVTGLMLIMIPMVSFLIYNNLYSIDVVRNQVAQSNSNMLNLYMGLIDMTLEDIDSYMLKFTAEESGLNILDSLPEADVDLYNLQRIWLFTELRDNATYYKALDYFFIYSPLNQDLLFAPKLTGSAYTNNDFIKEGIVALLNDEQAMKSYQYDKWSVLNLKEQNYLLHMIKAGNLYIGAGVNVDGVMDPLDFLDLGSEGRSLLVDESNRPLQDEDFFEKNKIDLSYISKTYQLSGADNNYLVMGEKSGKGEFGLVAVVPEQNILEKLPYLQRIIVLIATGSILILVIALYFLRKVVLLPINRIIVAMRKIKEGYMEARIPNKPTSNEFEMMNETFNSMVCDIQQLKIDVYEEQLINQKAELKQLQLQINPHFFLNSLNIVYYLAQEKKYELIQELSLSLIRYFRFMFRSQTDYVLLQDELNHSENYLKIQTFRFPGSFTYEIAVDGELRECYIPPLIIQSFAENTIKHAINTDEPTHIAITIGKCELMPEERLRIQIHDTGRGFSEEVLQKLQQEINLMNEDGEHIGIWNVRRRLRLLYGDKASMAFYNEDGAAVEITMPLTKEMRS, translated from the coding sequence TTGAAATTACTTAATCGTTCTCTCTTTAATTCGCTTCGATTTAAGCTGGTAACAGGGCTTATGCTTATTATGATTCCGATGGTTTCCTTTCTTATTTATAACAATTTGTATTCCATTGATGTCGTTCGTAATCAAGTGGCGCAGTCCAACAGCAATATGCTTAATCTATACATGGGTTTGATTGACATGACGCTTGAGGATATAGATAGCTACATGCTCAAATTTACTGCGGAAGAATCCGGATTGAATATTCTCGATAGTCTCCCAGAAGCAGATGTGGATTTATACAATTTGCAGCGAATTTGGCTATTTACAGAGTTAAGAGACAATGCGACTTATTATAAAGCATTGGACTATTTTTTTATTTATTCACCCTTGAATCAGGATTTGTTGTTCGCGCCTAAGCTGACGGGCTCTGCTTATACCAACAATGATTTCATCAAGGAAGGAATTGTTGCGCTTCTGAACGATGAACAAGCGATGAAAAGCTATCAGTACGATAAATGGTCTGTGCTGAATTTGAAAGAACAAAATTATTTGCTGCATATGATTAAGGCTGGCAACCTGTACATTGGGGCAGGGGTAAATGTGGACGGAGTTATGGACCCGCTCGACTTTCTAGACCTCGGATCGGAAGGCAGGTCGCTGCTTGTTGATGAGAGCAATAGGCCGCTACAGGACGAGGACTTTTTCGAAAAAAATAAAATCGATTTATCCTATATCTCTAAGACGTATCAGCTTTCCGGCGCAGACAACAATTACCTCGTCATGGGCGAAAAGTCAGGCAAAGGTGAATTTGGATTAGTAGCTGTCGTACCCGAGCAAAATATTTTGGAGAAGCTTCCTTATCTGCAAAGAATCATTGTGCTTATTGCGACAGGCTCGATTCTCATTCTAGTGATTGCTTTGTATTTTCTGCGTAAAGTGGTCCTGCTGCCGATCAATCGAATTATTGTCGCCATGCGCAAAATCAAAGAAGGTTATATGGAGGCAAGAATACCGAATAAACCGACCTCCAATGAATTCGAAATGATGAATGAAACGTTCAACAGCATGGTCTGCGATATTCAACAATTAAAAATTGACGTATATGAGGAGCAATTGATTAATCAGAAAGCAGAGCTGAAACAGCTGCAGCTGCAGATTAACCCTCACTTCTTTTTGAATAGCTTAAACATCGTATATTACTTGGCGCAAGAGAAGAAGTACGAATTAATACAGGAGCTGTCCCTCTCCTTGATCCGCTATTTCAGGTTTATGTTCCGCAGCCAGACGGATTACGTGCTTCTGCAGGATGAGCTAAATCATAGTGAAAACTATTTGAAAATCCAGACCTTCCGCTTTCCTGGAAGCTTTACGTACGAGATCGCTGTTGATGGCGAGCTGAGGGAATGTTATATTCCTCCGTTAATTATCCAGAGCTTTGCCGAGAATACGATAAAACACGCAATTAACACGGATGAGCCGACTCATATTGCGATAACGATTGGAAAATGCGAATTGATGCCAGAAGAGAGGCTGCGAATTCAAATTCATGATACAGGCCGGGGCTTCTCCGAGGAGGTCTTGCAGAAGCTGCAGCAGGAAATTAATTTAATGAATGAAGATGGGGAGCATATTGGCATTTGGAATGTAAGACGCAGATTGCGGCTGTTATACGGGGACAAGGCGAGCATGGCTTTTTATAACGAAGATGGTGCAGCAGTTGAAATAACGATGCCTTTAACGAAAGAAATGAGGTCGTGA
- a CDS encoding AraC family transcriptional regulator, translating into MKPIRKQFDAAASFPFEFSYRAVKDSHNELPNHLHDWHEIVYVHSGKGVFFIDGSFYAIEPGDLFLLPGNTVHRALPDEEAPLTVSAIYFHGRIVQWDSLGDTFSFVQCFEEANKRKSQKLSLDTSDQHLIETMLIHINDELTMDKPGRRHAAVLHLLQLLLLLNRQIPAPTAERKHTGAPEWMRLTLRTIDEHPFGDVSLSTLTAKAAVNPSHFTRVFKLLTGMTLTEYVTAKRISHAKELLLSSDAPIHAIASECGFESLPHFHRTFKKLTGTTPAGYKRSSLSSDFK; encoded by the coding sequence ATGAAGCCGATTCGCAAGCAATTTGATGCTGCTGCTTCTTTTCCATTTGAATTCAGCTATCGTGCGGTAAAGGATTCACATAATGAGCTGCCCAACCACCTGCATGATTGGCATGAAATCGTCTATGTCCATTCGGGAAAAGGCGTGTTTTTTATTGATGGCTCCTTCTATGCCATAGAACCCGGTGATTTATTTCTGCTCCCTGGCAACACCGTCCATCGTGCATTGCCGGATGAAGAAGCTCCGTTGACGGTGAGCGCCATTTATTTTCACGGACGTATCGTGCAATGGGACTCCTTAGGCGATACCTTTTCTTTTGTTCAATGCTTTGAGGAGGCTAACAAGCGGAAGAGCCAGAAGCTCAGTCTGGATACATCCGACCAGCACTTAATAGAAACGATGCTGATTCATATTAACGACGAGTTGACGATGGATAAACCAGGACGCCGCCATGCTGCCGTCCTTCATCTGCTTCAGCTGCTGCTTCTGCTGAATCGCCAAATACCCGCTCCAACAGCCGAACGGAAACATACAGGTGCACCGGAGTGGATGAGGCTAACGCTTCGTACAATCGACGAACATCCTTTTGGTGACGTCAGCTTATCCACGCTAACCGCCAAAGCGGCAGTGAATCCATCACATTTTACGCGTGTCTTTAAGCTTCTTACTGGTATGACGCTAACTGAATATGTCACGGCAAAACGGATCAGTCACGCCAAGGAACTCCTTCTATCCTCGGATGCACCAATCCATGCGATCGCGAGTGAATGCGGGTTTGAGAGCCTGCCACATTTCCATCGCACATTCAAAAAACTAACAGGAACGACGCCAGCCGGCTACAAACGCAGCAGCCTATCGTCAGACTTTAAATAG
- a CDS encoding Gfo/Idh/MocA family oxidoreductase, with the protein MNKGKLKIGIIGCGGIANQKHMPSLAKLSHMGEMVAFCDVIEEKAQKAAQDFGSEGAKVYVDYKKLLEDESIDVVHVLTPNLQHSYITVDALEAGKHVMCEKPMAINSIEAKKMVDAAKRTGKKLTIGYQNRFRNDSQILHKACREGDLGDIYMTKAHAVRRRGVPTWGVFLDKEQQGGGPLIDLGTHALDLALWFMDNYKPKSVSGSVYHKMADKFEGNMMGAWDPERYDVEDSAFGFIKMENGATIFLEASWILNTTDAKEAMTTLCGTEGGAEMKASSTFGKSDVIFNSVKHGQLVETKPSFSGGIAYFGPGAEDDGVKEARQWLDSIINDTEPLVKPEQAYVVTQILEAIYKSAETGKVVEFE; encoded by the coding sequence ATGAACAAAGGAAAACTTAAGATCGGTATCATCGGCTGCGGCGGTATCGCCAACCAGAAGCATATGCCATCGTTAGCCAAGCTTTCACATATGGGTGAAATGGTTGCCTTCTGTGATGTTATTGAAGAGAAAGCGCAAAAGGCAGCTCAGGATTTTGGAAGCGAGGGCGCTAAAGTTTATGTCGATTACAAAAAGCTGCTCGAAGACGAATCAATTGATGTTGTTCATGTATTAACACCGAACCTGCAGCATTCTTATATAACAGTTGATGCACTAGAAGCGGGCAAACATGTCATGTGTGAGAAGCCAATGGCGATCAACTCAATTGAAGCCAAAAAAATGGTAGATGCGGCTAAGCGGACAGGCAAGAAACTGACGATTGGCTATCAGAATAGATTTAGAAATGACTCTCAAATTTTGCATAAGGCATGCCGCGAAGGTGATTTAGGAGACATTTATATGACTAAAGCTCATGCTGTGCGCAGACGCGGAGTGCCGACATGGGGTGTCTTTCTGGATAAAGAGCAGCAGGGCGGCGGACCGTTAATCGATTTAGGCACGCATGCGCTGGACTTGGCATTATGGTTCATGGATAACTATAAGCCGAAATCGGTGAGTGGTTCTGTCTATCATAAAATGGCGGATAAGTTCGAAGGCAATATGATGGGTGCATGGGACCCGGAAAGATATGATGTAGAAGACTCGGCTTTTGGATTTATTAAAATGGAAAACGGCGCTACGATTTTCTTGGAGGCGTCATGGATATTAAATACAACCGATGCTAAAGAGGCGATGACTACGCTTTGCGGGACAGAAGGCGGAGCAGAAATGAAAGCTAGCTCAACATTTGGGAAAAGCGATGTCATCTTTAATAGCGTCAAACACGGACAGCTTGTAGAGACGAAACCTTCCTTTAGCGGGGGCATTGCTTACTTCGGTCCAGGGGCTGAGGATGATGGGGTGAAAGAGGCAAGACAATGGCTGGATAGTATTATTAATGATACCGAGCCTCTCGTAAAACCAGAGCAAGCTTATGTGGTCACGCAAATTTTAGAGGCGATCTATAAGTCAGCTGAAACGGGCAAAGTTGTAGAATTTGAATAA